In Corynebacterium ulcerans, one genomic interval encodes:
- a CDS encoding sensor histidine kinase gives MRLSLDPQDPNSVRFPRERGQHGDENFAGDTLSGLFDVTGGDLMDVHLEDHVGQPGAALYYRAMNILTMVLLIVSVGGVVRLDTRSAMIAVVLSAFFALIYSLIVLGQYTRLWQILLFLGALTLVWVLMLPIVPVSVYMVFPLFFLYLRVLPDIRGIIAVVGATIIAIFSQMPDLTLGAVMGPLVSALVVIAIHFAFEAIWKGARERDLLIQELISTRSQLAETERAAGVAAERQRIAHEIHDTLAQGLSSIQMLLRVSEQDIKNSSMSEEEQAVPLKRMELARTTAADNLSEARAMIAALQPAALSKTSLEGALHRVAEQIVSPEISILVEGVERQLPMRTEAALLRIGQGALGNVAKHSQAERCQVTLTYADDEVRLDVVDNGQGFDPEQVANRPAGLGHIGINAMRQRAEEQGGTLEVESAPGDGTAVSVALPIRTES, from the coding sequence ATGCGACTAAGCCTAGATCCTCAAGACCCTAATAGTGTACGTTTCCCCCGCGAGAGAGGGCAGCATGGCGATGAAAATTTTGCAGGGGACACACTATCGGGGCTTTTCGACGTCACAGGCGGAGATCTCATGGACGTTCATCTAGAAGATCACGTGGGACAACCTGGTGCGGCGCTTTATTACCGTGCCATGAACATTTTGACCATGGTTTTGTTGATCGTTTCCGTGGGCGGGGTTGTGAGATTAGATACCCGGTCAGCGATGATCGCGGTAGTACTTAGCGCCTTTTTTGCTCTTATCTACTCGCTCATCGTGCTTGGTCAATACACCAGGCTATGGCAGATCTTACTTTTCCTTGGAGCGTTGACTCTGGTGTGGGTGCTCATGCTTCCCATTGTTCCGGTGTCCGTGTACATGGTGTTCCCACTGTTTTTCTTGTATTTACGCGTATTGCCAGACATACGAGGGATCATCGCGGTTGTAGGCGCAACCATCATAGCGATCTTTAGCCAGATGCCTGATCTAACTTTAGGCGCAGTCATGGGGCCGCTTGTGTCTGCTCTTGTGGTGATCGCAATTCACTTTGCCTTTGAGGCAATCTGGAAAGGTGCGCGGGAACGCGATTTATTGATACAGGAGCTTATTTCTACGCGTTCGCAATTGGCAGAGACCGAACGAGCAGCAGGAGTAGCAGCCGAGCGGCAGCGCATTGCCCATGAAATTCACGATACGTTGGCACAAGGATTATCGAGTATCCAGATGTTGCTCCGGGTATCAGAACAAGATATTAAAAACTCCAGCATGAGTGAAGAAGAACAAGCTGTTCCTCTAAAACGGATGGAGCTGGCCCGCACTACTGCGGCAGATAATCTGAGTGAGGCACGCGCGATGATCGCTGCATTGCAGCCAGCGGCGTTGAGTAAGACCTCGTTGGAGGGGGCTTTGCATCGTGTTGCAGAACAGATTGTTTCGCCAGAGATTTCTATCTTGGTCGAGGGGGTAGAGCGACAGCTGCCCATGCGAACAGAGGCCGCATTGCTGCGTATTGGTCAGGGGGCGCTGGGTAACGTCGCAAAGCATTCGCAGGCGGAGAGATGCCAAGTAACGCTCACATATGCGGATGATGAAGTACGTCTGGATGTTGTGGACAACGGGCAAGGATTTGACCCTGAACAGGTGGCTAATCGTCCGGCAGGTTTAGGACACATTGGGATTAATGCGATGAGACAGCGCGC
- a CDS encoding DUF2020 domain-containing protein has product MRRTLLPIALIAVTLTAAGCGSNTTSSSSAASTAATGGANEAPLPDSGLPAEALPEVPEGKNGWTECPYLDSNWVADTNGQRMVGQGIDSRFDTPACVFWSYPEDPQATVMVRHMATEQDAIKVVDWAAPIDTTEPAEEPAGWSGGRIGNEKGATYAVQKGNVAVVVFSNQPQSLKAELIAKETISRLAL; this is encoded by the coding sequence ATGAGACGTACCTTACTGCCTATAGCTCTTATTGCAGTGACACTGACGGCAGCTGGATGTGGAAGCAACACAACTTCGTCATCTAGCGCCGCTTCCACCGCCGCAACCGGGGGCGCTAACGAGGCTCCCCTTCCCGATTCGGGACTCCCCGCAGAAGCCCTCCCGGAAGTCCCCGAGGGGAAAAATGGTTGGACAGAATGCCCTTATCTCGACTCAAACTGGGTTGCAGACACCAACGGGCAGCGCATGGTCGGCCAAGGCATAGATTCTCGCTTTGACACCCCTGCCTGTGTTTTCTGGTCTTATCCGGAAGACCCCCAGGCCACTGTGATGGTACGGCACATGGCCACGGAACAAGACGCCATCAAGGTCGTCGACTGGGCCGCCCCTATTGACACCACCGAGCCTGCCGAAGAACCTGCAGGTTGGTCAGGCGGGCGCATCGGCAACGAGAAGGGCGCCACCTACGCGGTACAAAAGGGCAACGTAGCGGTAGTGGTTTTTAGTAATCAGCCGCAATCACTCAAAGCAGAGCTGATTGCTAAAGAGACCATCTCCCGGTTGGCGCTATAA
- a CDS encoding class E sortase, whose protein sequence is MTSSTAPGAPSGGEPKHRHGVGRHSASESKTGSHKKRPRVTFTQILGEVLLTAGILFFLFAFYESYWTNIASGKAQNEANNQLQNQWDNERVNPRKKITPELGAAFARMYIPAFGSDFQFAIVEGTSDTDLEAGPGHYQDTQLPGEKGNFAVAGHRVGKGAPFNDLGNLRTCDAVVVETQNAWNVYRVLPIDSFGEQRRAEAERCLTPEQIERVAHGDYSNISGRYITTPGDVNTISSLPGTDITTAGEDMESVMTMTTCHPQFSNAERMIVHAMLTETIPKNGSGEKPAALEEK, encoded by the coding sequence ATGACCAGTTCTACAGCCCCAGGTGCTCCCTCTGGGGGAGAGCCGAAACACAGACATGGAGTCGGTCGACACAGCGCGTCTGAGTCGAAAACCGGAAGCCATAAGAAGCGCCCACGCGTGACCTTTACCCAAATCTTGGGTGAGGTCCTGTTGACCGCTGGCATCCTTTTCTTCCTCTTTGCATTCTACGAGTCTTATTGGACCAATATTGCATCTGGGAAGGCTCAGAATGAGGCTAATAACCAGCTACAAAACCAGTGGGACAACGAGCGAGTGAACCCGCGCAAGAAGATTACCCCTGAGCTTGGTGCAGCTTTTGCTCGAATGTACATACCGGCCTTTGGATCCGACTTTCAGTTTGCGATCGTTGAGGGAACATCGGACACAGATCTAGAGGCAGGTCCTGGACATTATCAAGACACTCAGTTGCCGGGAGAAAAAGGCAACTTTGCTGTCGCGGGCCACCGGGTGGGTAAAGGCGCTCCCTTTAATGATTTGGGCAACTTACGCACTTGCGATGCAGTCGTGGTGGAAACCCAAAACGCATGGAATGTGTATCGGGTTCTCCCCATCGATTCCTTTGGAGAACAGCGTCGTGCTGAGGCCGAGCGCTGCCTAACGCCAGAACAGATCGAGCGTGTTGCTCACGGCGACTATTCGAACATTAGCGGTCGATACATCACCACCCCTGGCGACGTGAATACGATTAGTTCCCTTCCTGGAACAGATATCACCACAGCTGGAGAAGACATGGAGAGCGTGATGACGATGACCACATGTCATCCGCAGTTCTCTAACGCAGAACGTATGATCGTCCATGCAATGCTTACTGAGACGATCCCTAAGAATGGCTCAGGGGAGAAACCCGCCGCATTGGAGGAAAAGTAA
- the yidC gene encoding membrane protein insertase YidC, with protein sequence METVPLVIEIFIYPVSGVMKLWHLFLANMLGMPASLAWALSLFALVITVRGIVAPFTWMQLKSGRASILMRPKLKRLQEEYEEKTDKESILEYQQKQKDLRKEYGYSVQAGCVPALIQIPVFLGLYQVLLRMARPVEGLDANEHAPIGLLSSDDVSAFLNSRVSDVPLPAYNAMSPEQLARLNTTYDAVHAFVTPLIIAACVFTVINLIISVVRNNYAVDHDSGLAVQLNRFLIIMIFFTPLTLIGLGLRSPIPAAICMYWVANNLWTLIQNALMYLVLRIKYPFDEEHQAFQAHRRHQRRQRVQEKKARTRALRRKRLAAIIMPWHFSRYRAEIAEIKEERRKAKAEEKARKKALAQERKAARDEIDKERAEERKQAAEKKRAERAAARAKKSAEKSAEETT encoded by the coding sequence ATGGAGACAGTACCGCTCGTGATAGAGATATTTATCTACCCAGTGTCTGGGGTGATGAAGCTTTGGCACCTCTTCTTGGCCAACATGCTCGGTATGCCAGCTTCGCTTGCATGGGCTTTATCCCTGTTTGCCCTCGTTATTACGGTACGCGGCATCGTAGCACCGTTTACGTGGATGCAACTCAAATCCGGTCGCGCAAGTATTCTCATGCGCCCTAAGCTCAAGCGGTTGCAAGAAGAATACGAGGAAAAGACTGATAAGGAATCAATCCTTGAGTATCAGCAGAAGCAAAAGGATCTGCGCAAAGAGTACGGCTACAGCGTACAAGCTGGTTGTGTCCCTGCTCTGATCCAGATTCCGGTCTTCCTCGGCCTTTATCAAGTGTTGCTGCGCATGGCACGGCCTGTTGAGGGGTTGGACGCAAACGAACACGCTCCTATTGGGTTGCTCTCGTCGGATGACGTCAGCGCTTTCCTCAATTCCCGAGTCTCCGACGTGCCGCTTCCAGCGTATAACGCTATGTCTCCCGAGCAGCTCGCTCGACTTAACACCACATACGATGCCGTCCATGCTTTTGTGACCCCGCTCATCATCGCGGCGTGCGTTTTTACCGTGATCAACCTGATCATTTCTGTAGTACGCAATAACTATGCGGTGGATCATGACTCGGGCCTGGCAGTACAACTCAACCGCTTTTTGATCATCATGATCTTTTTCACCCCGCTGACGCTGATCGGCTTGGGTCTAAGATCTCCTATTCCCGCAGCTATTTGCATGTATTGGGTGGCTAACAACCTGTGGACGTTGATACAAAATGCACTGATGTACCTTGTACTTCGCATCAAGTATCCGTTCGACGAGGAGCACCAAGCCTTTCAAGCCCATCGACGCCACCAGCGTCGCCAACGCGTCCAGGAGAAAAAAGCTCGCACCCGCGCTTTACGACGCAAGCGTCTTGCCGCGATCATCATGCCCTGGCATTTCTCCCGCTATCGAGCAGAGATAGCGGAGATCAAAGAGGAGCGTCGTAAAGCTAAAGCAGAAGAAAAAGCCCGCAAAAAAGCCCTCGCCCAAGAACGGAAAGCAGCTCGCGATGAGATAGACAAGGAGCGAGCTGAGGAGCGAAAGCAAGCAGCAGAGAAAAAGCGCGCTGAACGGGCTGCCGCACGCGCCAAGAAATCAGCTGAAAAATCTGCTGAGGAAACTACCTAG
- a CDS encoding TetR/AcrR family transcriptional regulator, which translates to MAEAKSAKTAGRRRNRPSPRQRLLESATRLFTTEGIRVIGIDRILREADVAKASLYSLFGSKDALVIAYIENLDEQWRASYYERTKNMVQPEDKILAFFDQCIEEEPQKHYRGSHFQNAANEYPRPETDMEKGIVLAVKEHRDWCLTTLTDLLTEKNGYPGTTQAQQLMIFLDGGLAGGRLNHSLESLKTARELAVQLLSAPPADYSI; encoded by the coding sequence TTGGCCGAGGCGAAGAGTGCGAAAACTGCGGGGCGGCGTCGTAACCGTCCGAGTCCAAGACAACGCCTCCTAGAAAGCGCTACACGCCTTTTTACTACCGAGGGCATTCGTGTCATCGGTATCGATAGAATCCTGAGGGAAGCGGATGTAGCAAAAGCCAGTCTGTACTCACTTTTCGGCTCCAAAGATGCCCTGGTCATCGCTTATATAGAAAACCTTGATGAGCAGTGGCGTGCATCTTATTACGAGCGCACAAAAAATATGGTGCAGCCCGAAGATAAAATTCTGGCTTTTTTTGACCAATGCATTGAAGAAGAACCTCAGAAGCATTACAGGGGATCTCACTTCCAAAACGCTGCTAATGAGTACCCTCGCCCAGAAACGGATATGGAAAAGGGCATTGTATTAGCGGTAAAAGAGCATCGCGACTGGTGTCTGACAACCCTCACCGACCTACTGACAGAGAAGAACGGTTATCCCGGAACCACCCAGGCGCAGCAGCTGATGATCTTCCTTGACGGAGGTCTCGCAGGCGGGCGACTGAATCATTCGCTGGAATCACTCAAAACCGCCCGAGAGTTAGCCGTACAGCTTTTGTCCGCGCCCCCCGCCGATTACTCGATCTAG
- a CDS encoding queuosine precursor transporter, producing MTISDPFNSGQGAADDSAASVTTSDSSKPARFIAVQRSYYPLLLTLFVAIFLISNINATKGVALGPIISDGAFFLFPAAYVIGDVLSECYGFRATRRAIWTGFIVMLVAVISFYVAIWLPSADFYTGQEAFVATLGLVPRIVLASLAGYLVGQLLNSYVLVAIKKRTGERSLWVRLIGSTIVGEFGDTLIFCIIAAPVIGITTFADTANYTLVGFFWKTAVEILVLPITYAAIAWVKKKENY from the coding sequence ATGACTATTTCAGATCCCTTCAACTCTGGACAGGGCGCAGCCGATGATTCCGCTGCGTCCGTCACTACCTCAGACTCTTCTAAACCGGCGCGCTTCATCGCCGTGCAACGTAGTTATTATCCGTTGCTGCTCACGTTATTCGTGGCTATCTTCCTCATCTCTAATATCAACGCCACCAAAGGCGTAGCCCTCGGCCCTATCATCAGCGACGGCGCATTCTTCCTGTTCCCCGCCGCCTATGTCATCGGCGATGTCCTTTCCGAATGCTACGGTTTCCGCGCTACTCGACGCGCCATCTGGACCGGATTCATTGTCATGCTCGTGGCCGTGATCTCCTTCTATGTGGCGATCTGGCTACCCTCTGCAGACTTTTACACTGGACAAGAAGCCTTCGTTGCCACTCTAGGATTAGTGCCACGCATCGTCTTAGCTTCGCTTGCGGGTTACCTCGTTGGACAGCTTCTCAACTCATACGTACTCGTGGCTATCAAAAAGCGCACTGGAGAACGTTCTCTGTGGGTCCGGCTCATAGGTTCAACCATCGTCGGAGAATTCGGCGATACGCTCATTTTCTGTATCATCGCGGCCCCGGTCATTGGCATCACTACTTTTGCTGACACCGCAAACTACACTCTCGTCGGATTCTTCTGGAAAACAGCAGTGGAAATCCTTGTTCTTCCCATCACCTATGCGGCTATCGCTTGGGTAAAAAAGAAAGAAAACTACTAA
- a CDS encoding GlsB/YeaQ/YmgE family stress response membrane protein — protein sequence MLGLGIIGWIIIGGLAGWIASKIKGTDAQQGIGLNILVGVVGGLLGGWLLKLFGVDVAGGGLIFSFLTCLLGAVILLSIVQMVRK from the coding sequence ATGCTAGGTCTAGGAATTATCGGTTGGATCATTATTGGTGGTCTTGCTGGCTGGATTGCCTCCAAGATCAAAGGCACTGATGCTCAGCAAGGTATTGGCCTCAATATTCTCGTCGGTGTTGTCGGCGGCCTTTTGGGTGGCTGGCTCCTGAAACTCTTTGGCGTAGATGTTGCTGGTGGCGGCCTTATCTTTAGCTTCCTTACCTGCTTGCTCGGCGCGGTGATTTTGCTCAGTATTGTTCAGATGGTTCGCAAGTAG
- a CDS encoding universal stress protein, whose product MTAENIVVVAVDGSEASNNAVRWAANTANKRGVPLRLAASYTMPQFLYAEGMVPPQELFDELQTETMETVEAARTIAHEVAPDIKIGYTIAEGSPIDMLLEMSSDVTMIVMGSRGLGGLSGMVMGSVSAAVVSHAKCPVVVVREDNQVTDTNKYGPVVVGVDGLEVSQRATEFAFEEAQARGAKLVAIHTWMDMQVQASLAGLAAAQQEWNVIEDEQTQLLHDRIQPLLERFPDVDVDMVITRDRPIRALEDSAKDAQLLVVGSHGRGGFRGMLLGSTSRALLQSAPCPMVVVRPTDNT is encoded by the coding sequence ATGACTGCCGAGAACATCGTCGTCGTCGCAGTTGACGGCTCTGAAGCATCAAATAATGCGGTTCGCTGGGCGGCAAACACCGCAAACAAGCGTGGTGTTCCACTGCGCTTGGCCGCCAGCTACACCATGCCCCAGTTCCTCTACGCCGAGGGAATGGTCCCGCCGCAGGAGCTTTTCGACGAGCTCCAGACGGAGACCATGGAAACCGTCGAGGCCGCTCGAACCATCGCGCACGAGGTGGCACCGGACATCAAGATTGGCTACACCATTGCAGAGGGAAGCCCCATCGACATGCTCCTGGAGATGTCTAGTGATGTCACCATGATCGTGATGGGATCTCGTGGTTTGGGAGGCCTGTCTGGCATGGTTATGGGATCCGTTTCTGCCGCTGTGGTGAGCCACGCCAAGTGCCCAGTAGTGGTGGTTCGTGAGGACAACCAGGTAACTGACACTAACAAGTACGGCCCCGTCGTGGTCGGCGTGGATGGCTTGGAAGTTTCTCAGCGGGCAACAGAGTTCGCTTTTGAAGAGGCTCAGGCTCGTGGTGCAAAGCTAGTGGCTATCCACACGTGGATGGACATGCAGGTTCAGGCTTCCCTGGCAGGTTTGGCGGCAGCACAGCAGGAATGGAATGTGATTGAGGATGAACAGACACAGCTTCTCCACGATCGCATTCAGCCGTTGTTGGAGCGCTTCCCAGACGTAGACGTAGACATGGTGATTACTAGGGACCGTCCGATTCGTGCATTGGAAGATTCTGCGAAGGATGCACAGTTGTTGGTCGTTGGTTCTCACGGACGCGGTGGCTTCCGCGGTATGTTGTTGGGATCCACTTCTCGTGCACTCCTCCAGTCGGCTCCGTGCCCGATGGTGGTAGTACGCCCGACTGATAACACCTAA
- a CDS encoding pseudouridine synthase, which produces MSMEDRVVHVPRGQAPLPVKDGLNPTRVRVPEECAGMSAYEFAWDLIASQRRRHPDDTPEALLTRFRQDQVIIGPRFRIASPDTPLKANEDIWFYRTPAPETPVPYSCETLYEDDNLLVVNKPPFLATMPRGKHITQTATVQMRRATGNGELSPAHRLDRLTSGILVFTKNRKVRGAYQSLFAERKVTKTYHAIARFRDDLTGNTLWRDHMIKTPGDIQGHIVPGPPNAETLLVDVTELSAQETAQLQQLHDVTMPLARYTLQPHTGRTHQLRLHMWAAGVPILGDPAYPTILPEEEEDFRVPMHLTAYQLTFCDPISNTPRCFTVE; this is translated from the coding sequence ATGTCCATGGAAGATAGGGTAGTACACGTTCCCCGTGGCCAAGCACCTTTACCGGTAAAAGATGGCCTCAACCCCACCAGAGTGAGGGTACCCGAAGAATGCGCTGGGATGAGTGCCTACGAGTTTGCATGGGACCTTATAGCGTCGCAACGCCGCCGGCATCCCGATGACACTCCTGAGGCACTCCTTACGCGCTTTCGACAGGATCAGGTAATCATCGGTCCTAGGTTCCGCATCGCCAGCCCAGATACGCCACTCAAAGCCAACGAGGATATCTGGTTCTATCGCACCCCCGCCCCGGAAACGCCGGTGCCCTACAGCTGCGAAACCCTCTACGAGGACGACAACCTCCTTGTGGTGAATAAACCCCCCTTCCTGGCCACCATGCCGCGGGGGAAGCACATCACGCAAACCGCCACCGTGCAGATGCGTCGCGCCACTGGCAACGGCGAGCTCTCGCCCGCGCACCGTCTCGACCGGCTCACCTCTGGCATTTTGGTTTTCACTAAAAATCGTAAAGTTCGCGGCGCCTATCAAAGTCTCTTTGCCGAGCGAAAAGTAACCAAAACCTACCACGCAATCGCACGTTTCAGAGATGATCTAACCGGCAACACCCTCTGGCGCGACCACATGATAAAAACACCAGGCGACATACAAGGGCACATCGTCCCAGGCCCCCCAAACGCCGAGACTTTGCTTGTCGACGTCACCGAGCTCAGCGCACAAGAAACAGCACAGTTACAACAGCTTCACGACGTCACCATGCCCCTGGCACGCTACACGCTTCAACCACACACAGGACGCACCCATCAGCTACGGCTCCACATGTGGGCAGCTGGTGTTCCCATCCTCGGTGACCCTGCCTACCCCACTATCCTCCCAGAAGAGGAGGAAGACTTCCGTGTTCCTATGCACCTCACGGCTTATCAGTTAACCTTCTGCGACCCGATCAGTAATACCCCCCGGTGCTTTACTGTGGAATAA